GTTCGTCGGGGGAAACGTCTACAGTTGGCATCAGTGAATCACCTCCACGTCGCGGAGCAGTTCGAGGTCACACAGCGTCCCGTGAACGTCGCGGATGTCCTCGAAGCCGTACATCAACATGAGCAGGCGTTCGAGGGCAAGTCCCCACGCCATCACGTCGCACTCGACACCGAGCGGTTCCAGCACTTCGGGCCGAAACATCCCGCTGTTGCCGATTTCGATAAGTTCGTTCGTCTCGGGGTGCCGTCCGAACAGTTCGAAACTTGGCTCCGTGTACGGGTTGTAGTGCGGTTTGAACTGGATATCCGTGATGCCGAACTGCGCGTAGAACTCCTCGAAGGTGCCCATCAAATCGCGCACGGAGAGGTCTTCGGCCATCACCCAGCCCTCGATTTGGAAGAACTCAAGCAGGTGGGTCGGGTCGAGGGTGTCGTTTCGGTACACCTTCTCGACGCTGAAGAATCGCTGTGGCGGGTCGAGTTCCCCGATAGCGTTCCCGGAGAGATACCGCATCGACAGCGACGTGGTGTGGCCACGAAGCGCGATTGCTCGCGCGAACTCCTCGTCCCACGGCGAGTGGTAGCCGTCGCTGTCTTCGCCGATTCCTTCGAGATGCGCCCGGCGAACCTTCCCCACCAACTCCTCCGGCAGGTCACCGATTTCGGTTGGATTCGATAGGGCGAATCTGTCCCAGTGGGTCCGCGCAGGATGGTCTTGGGGCATGAACAGACAGTCGTTAATCCAGAAGTCCGCGTCCGCGTGCGGGCCGTCCATCTCCTCGAAGCCCATCCCGACGAGCACGTCCTTCACCCGGTTCGCCGTCTGACGCAGGATGTGAACCTTCCCGCCGTCGATTCGCTCGGCGTCGGCGTCAACGTTGTACT
The window above is part of the Haladaptatus cibarius D43 genome. Proteins encoded here:
- the pheS gene encoding phenylalanine--tRNA ligase subunit alpha produces the protein MKLPESQVAVLEAASATDEQSIEELADKTGLKPETATGAAFELEDEGLLSVEERTDESVSLTEEGEEYAGDGLPEIKLYEAALSAGADEDAIQMGQAIGQSGLGGPQVNIALSNYARKGYGSIDSGEIVADPDADPENDSEASALAALAAGETVDDADTLDQLESRGLIELSELTVRSVLLTDDGVTALMEGVEAAETVDQLTPEMLTTGQWRDVEFAEYNVDADAERIDGGKVHILRQTANRVKDVLVGMGFEEMDGPHADADFWINDCLFMPQDHPARTHWDRFALSNPTEIGDLPEELVGKVRRAHLEGIGEDSDGYHSPWDEEFARAIALRGHTTSLSMRYLSGNAIGELDPPQRFFSVEKVYRNDTLDPTHLLEFFQIEGWVMAEDLSVRDLMGTFEEFYAQFGITDIQFKPHYNPYTEPSFELFGRHPETNELIEIGNSGMFRPEVLEPLGVECDVMAWGLALERLLMLMYGFEDIRDVHGTLCDLELLRDVEVIH